In a genomic window of Acipenser ruthenus chromosome 41, fAciRut3.2 maternal haplotype, whole genome shotgun sequence:
- the LOC131709128 gene encoding H-2 class I histocompatibility antigen, Q9 alpha chain-like has product MLRAVVLGILCCVHAGSAAGTHSLRYFFTGVSEGTELPEFSAVGLVDDVQHVHYDSITKKMRPTQDWMERSEGPEYWEREAQNLIGAEQVFKANIGVAMQRFNQTGGVHTAQVMYGCELDDDGTKRGFDQEGYDGKDFLIFDKDTLTWTAPVQQAVITKHKWDANRARNQGLKAYLETECIEWLRKYVQYGRETLERRVPPAVTLLQRKARGSADTEVLCHVTGFFPHVVEVSWVRDGRDQLEEGVQSGEVLPNHDGTYQLRKILTVSPEEQGKHSYSCQVDHVSLDQKIVKEWDPNMRSSSDGGPPIGIIAGVIVGVLALAAVIIGVVIWKKKQGGAQKSDYSKAPSKEGSDTSSDTAPNV; this is encoded by the exons GAACCCACTCCCTGAGGTATTTCTTCACGGGGGTCTCAGAGGGGACGGAGCTCCCTGAGTTCAGTGCTGTGGGGCTGGTGGACGATGTGCAGCATGTGCACTACGACAGTATCACCAAGAAGATGAGACCCACACAGGACTGGATGGAGAGATCTGAGGGTCCGGAGTACTGGGAGAGAGAGGCTCAAAACCTTATCGGTGCAGAGCAGGTTTTCAAAGCCAATATTGGAGTCGCAATGCAGCGCTTCAACCAGACTGGAG GAGTTCACACTGCCCAGGTGATGTACGGCTGTGAGCTGGATGATGACGGGACCAAGCGGGGGTTTGATCAGGAGGGGTACGATGGGAAGGATTTCCTCATCTTCGATAAGGACACTCTGACCTGGACCGCCCCTGTGCAGCAGGCTGTCATCACTAAACACAAGTGGGATGCTAACAGAGCCAGGAATCAGGGCTTGAAGGCCTATCTGGAGACAGAGTGTATCGAGTGGCTGCGGAAGTACGTCCAGTACGGGAGGGAGACTCTGGAGAGGAGAG ttcCTCCTGCAGTGACTCTGCTCCAGAGGAAAGCTCGTGGATCTGCAGACACGGAGGTCCTGTGTCATGTGACAGGGTTCTTCCCCCACGTTGTGGAGGTGTCCTGGGTCAGAGACGGGCGGGATCAGCTGGAGGAGGGGGTGCAGAGTGGGGAGGTGCTGCCCAACCATGACGGGACCTACCAGCTGAGAAAGATCCTGACAGTGAGCCCTGAGGAGCAGGGGAAACACAGCTACTCCTGCCAGGTGGACCACGTCAGCCTGGATCAGAAGATCGTGAAGGAGTGGGATCCCAACATGAGGAGCAGCAGCGATG GCGGACCCCCTATTGGGATCATTGCTGGAGTCATAGTGGGTGTACTGGCTCTGGCTGCAGTGATCATTGGAGTGGTGATCTGGAAGAAGAAACAaggag GTGCTCAGAAGTCAGACTACAGCAAAGCTCCAA gtAAGGAAGGCTCCGACACTTCCTCTGACACCGCCCCTAATGTCTGA